From the genome of Primulina huaijiensis isolate GDHJ02 unplaced genomic scaffold, ASM1229523v2 scaffold33531, whole genome shotgun sequence, one region includes:
- the LOC140968219 gene encoding uncharacterized protein At2g33490-like, which produces MKSSLVKLRKIAMNKSEPKDNWDLNIDGLTQAAKDMKDMRTCYDSLLSAAAATANSAYEFSESLLEMGSCLLDKTAVHDDGESGGTLSLLGRVQLELRKFVDIYRSHVIMTITNPSESLLSELRKVEEMKLQCDEKREMFEYMVGQLKEKGKSRHGKGETFTSQQVHAVREEYDEAARLCVFRVESLKQGQCRSLLTQAARHHAAQLNFFRKGLQSLEAVEPHVKNVAETHHIDYELGELRDGEVVDDEGNSFDTNDDRELSVEYRQSKQDLDNASVSRNSMELDHVVAPNPQMSRMKDNQGELMLSQQHRAGSHSAPINSEKFGPAERIREMQATVWKLNTHVLPTPAEAKSSRTNTCTPPTSTTLPNKSSKNLWHSSPLDTEKHKKFTDDHMSAHSTSKSLVAVEENSDKHFLPLPRPLNEVAAVPQVDGHGGIDTQKIKRQAFSGPLAPKPSSNKLQLFTNGPIGCTEPPQTISGMFSHVIGGPPPPPSSLNLPHNAAHPLLSSPKISELHELPRPPDSLASNPVRSAVALGHSAPLGNRNREISPTYRNPLRSSKEGSPLPLPRLSISRSFSIRTSSQGAISLHAGKGRQSSQIAQNIEVASPPLTPIALLNMKLPNSGQIQGGN; this is translated from the exons ATGAAATCGTCTTTGGTTAAGCTGAGAAAAATCGCGATGAACAAGAGCGAGCCCAAGGATAATTGGGATCTCAACATAGATGGATTGACTCAAGCAGCTAAG GATATGAAAGATATGAGAACTTGTTATGATAGCTTGCTTTCTGCGGCTGCTGCTACGGCAAATAGTGCTTACG AGTTTTCAGAGTCATTGCTGGAGATGGGAAGTTGTCTACTAGATAAAACTGCAGTTCATGACGATGGAGAAAGTG GAGGAACATTATCACTTCTCGGAAGAGTGCAGCTTGAACTTCGGAAATTTGTCGATATTTAT CGGTCTCATGTCATCATGACAATCACAAATCCGTCAGAATCTCTTCTTAGCGAGCTTCGAAAAGTGGAG GAGATGAAGTTGCAATGTGATGAGAAAAG AGAGATGTTTGAATATATGGTGGGACAgcttaaagaaaaaggaaaatcgAGACATGGGAAAGGGGAGACTTTTACCTCACAGCAAGTCCATGCAGTTCGTGAAGAATATGATGAAGCAGCAAGGCTCTGTGTTTTTCGTGTTGAATCGCTGAAGCAAGGGCAATGTCGAAGCCTGTTGACACAGGCAGCTCGTCACCATGCAGCTCAG TTAAATTTCTTTCGGAAAGGACTTCAATCTCTTGAAGCTGTTGAGCCACATGTTAAAAATGTTGCAGAGACTCATCACATTGATTATGAGCTTGGTGAGTTGCGTGATGGGGAAGTTGTTGATGATGAAGGGAACAGTTTTGATACTAATGATGACAGAGAGTTGAGTGTTGAGTATAGACAAAGTAAGCAGGATCTGGACAATGCTTCTGTATCAAGAAATTCAATGGAG TTGGACCACGTGGTTGCTCCAAATCCACAAATGTCGAGAATGAAAGACAACCAAGGGGAGTTGATGCTTAGTCAACAACATCGAGCAGGCAGTCATTCTGCTCCAATAAATTCAGAGAAGTTTGGTCCGGCTGAAAGAATCAGAGAAATGCAGGCTACTGTGTGGAAACTCAATACCCATGTGTTGCCCACTCCAGCTGAGGCTAAGAGTTCAAGAACAAATACTTGTACACCACCTACGAGTACGACATTACCCAATAAAAGCTCAAAAAATCTGTGGCATTCTTCTCCACTCGACACAGAAAAGCACAAGAAATTCACGGATGATCATATGTCTGCACACAGTACCTCCAAATCTCTAGTGGCAGTCGAAGAGAACAGTGATAAGCACTTTCTCCCACTTCCTCGCCCTCTGAACGAAGTAGCTGCTGTACCACAAGTTGATGGACATGGTGGAATCGAtactcaaaaaattaaaagacaaGCATTCTCTGGTCCATTAGCTCCCAAGCCATCATCTAACAAGCTCCAGTTATTTACCAATGGACCAATTGGTTGTACTGAACCACCCCAAACAATTTCTGGAATGTTTTCTCATGTAATTGGTGGTCCTCCCCCACCACCCTCGTCTCTAAACTTGCCTCACAATGCTGCACATCCTCTTCTATCTTCCCCTAAAATAAGTGAGCTTCATGAGCTTCCTAGGCCTCCCGATTCTTTGGCTTCAAATCCTGTTCGTTCTGCTGTTGCTCTCgggcactctgctcctctaggCAATAGAAATCGAGAAATATCTCCAACATATAGGAATCCTTTACGGTCATCTAAAGAAGGCTCTCCACTCCCACTCCCACGGCTAAGCATCTCTCGAAGTTTCTCTATACGTACTAGTAGTCAAGGGGCCATATCTCTACATGCTGGCAAGGGGCGACAATCTTCTCAAATTGCACAAAACATTGAAGTAGCTTCTCCTCCGTTGACTCCTATAGCATTGCTGAACATGAAGTTACCAAACTCTGGGCAAATACAAG GTGGCAACTGA